In a genomic window of Halobiforma lacisalsi AJ5:
- a CDS encoding sensory rhodopsin transducer has translation MTGKHTWAIPEGYIPRESTGPEPELISHESLCVLNTTDEDATLEITVYFTGSDPIGPYETEVPANRTRHFRFNEFEDPEPVPKGEPFASVIESDIPVVCQHTRLDSRQAENALLSTVAYGE, from the coding sequence ATGACTGGCAAGCACACGTGGGCGATCCCGGAGGGCTACATCCCACGGGAAAGTACCGGCCCCGAACCGGAGCTAATTAGCCACGAGTCTCTCTGTGTTCTCAACACCACGGACGAGGACGCGACGCTCGAGATAACGGTCTACTTCACCGGCAGCGACCCGATCGGGCCTTACGAGACGGAGGTCCCCGCGAACCGGACCAGACACTTTCGGTTCAACGAGTTCGAGGACCCTGAGCCCGTCCCGAAAGGCGAGCCGTTCGCGAGCGTGATCGAGTCGGACATCCCCGTGGTCTGCCAACATACGCGGTTGGACTCGCGACAGGCCGAGAACGCGTTGCTCTCGACGGTCGCGTACGGAGAGTGA